One segment of Candidatus Micrarchaeum acidiphilum ARMAN-2 DNA contains the following:
- a CDS encoding thioesterase superfamily protein, giving the protein MKFKVKETVHVYDTDYQGIAHYAAYYRFFTDCIEAFQKQILGQKKPNFSKGSVWFVVGESNAHYNRPVRAGDTLEVSLDVALVSPSVIKYAFEIKNLTTREISTYGYLKMVAINPRTWKATNVPQNIAKKINQGR; this is encoded by the coding sequence ATGAAATTTAAAGTAAAGGAAACAGTACACGTATACGATACCGACTATCAGGGCATAGCCCATTATGCCGCATACTATAGGTTCTTTACCGACTGTATAGAAGCATTTCAAAAGCAAATTTTAGGCCAAAAAAAGCCCAACTTTTCAAAAGGTAGCGTATGGTTCGTGGTTGGAGAGTCCAATGCGCATTACAATAGGCCGGTACGGGCCGGCGATACGCTTGAGGTTTCACTCGACGTTGCCCTTGTATCGCCTAGCGTAATAAAATATGCATTTGAGATAAAAAACCTCACCACCAGAGAAATTTCAACATACGGATATCTGAAGATGGTAGCAATAAACCCTCGAACGTGGAAGGCAACAAATGTGCCTCAGAATATAGCAAAAAAGATAAATCAGGGCAGGTGA
- a CDS encoding conserved hypothetical membrane protein: protein MSNKYFRTRQQPLLLWGTGIWIFAISVAIEVLFAFSVYSQAMAKLYLLLVALIVEFLAFGSVSMLKSRKISLAYYSYGAATTILLAYALITSRIGNILVNYIVYGVLPLPVVIASSIITFPAAIIIIALALKTYFKQKKPKMISIVLGVIVVSIAGTLYIVQVPAFLYYSEFIGILLLWYGFI, encoded by the coding sequence ATGTCAAATAAATACTTCCGGACGCGCCAGCAACCGCTGCTGCTTTGGGGCACAGGCATATGGATATTTGCGATTTCAGTTGCTATAGAAGTGCTGTTCGCATTCTCTGTATACTCGCAGGCTATGGCCAAGCTCTATCTGCTGCTGGTTGCACTCATTGTCGAATTCCTGGCTTTCGGATCAGTTTCCATGCTTAAATCGAGAAAGATAAGCCTTGCATACTACTCATACGGCGCAGCAACCACAATACTATTGGCATACGCACTTATTACCAGCAGAATCGGTAACATATTGGTGAACTACATAGTATACGGCGTACTGCCGCTGCCGGTTGTTATAGCGTCCAGCATAATTACGTTCCCAGCTGCAATAATAATCATTGCGCTTGCCCTAAAGACCTACTTCAAGCAGAAAAAGCCCAAAATGATCAGCATAGTGCTAGGGGTGATAGTTGTCAGCATAGCCGGCACGCTATACATAGTTCAGGTACCTGCATTTCTCTACTACTCTGAGTTCATAGGCATACTGCTTTTGTGGTACGGCTTCATATGA
- a CDS encoding NAD-dependent epimerase/dehydratase: MQETILVTGCSGFIGSHVSEHALTEGYHVIGMDVKDCKNPEVEFITGSITDRQAVENAVSRADYVIHLAAITSNIEFEKDYEMAHEVNVNGFLNVINAAAKFKCKKFLYASSSAVYPEESQFSEEFVIDIKKQRNHYAKSKLINEMYAESYRDIYKLPTVGMRFFNVYGPGENDKGDYASIITIFKSYKDAGKKLVIYGDGSQSRDFVYVKDVAEIVLKLLKKAESGVYNIGTGTATSYLKIAELIDPGNKEHVPNPLSSYQRLTRADTRKLREAIGEYKFTELENLLPEL; encoded by the coding sequence ATGCAAGAAACCATTCTGGTAACCGGATGCAGCGGATTTATAGGCAGCCATGTGTCTGAGCATGCACTAACTGAGGGTTATCATGTAATCGGGATGGATGTAAAGGACTGCAAAAACCCAGAAGTAGAGTTTATCACGGGCAGTATAACCGACAGGCAGGCAGTAGAAAATGCCGTTTCGAGAGCAGACTACGTAATACACCTGGCCGCAATAACGTCAAACATAGAATTCGAAAAGGACTACGAAATGGCCCACGAAGTCAACGTTAACGGCTTTTTAAATGTGATAAATGCCGCGGCAAAGTTCAAATGCAAAAAGTTCCTTTACGCTTCTAGCTCCGCTGTTTATCCTGAGGAAAGTCAATTCAGCGAGGAATTCGTAATAGACATAAAAAAGCAGAGAAACCACTACGCCAAGAGCAAGCTCATAAACGAGATGTATGCGGAGTCATATAGGGACATCTACAAGCTTCCGACCGTGGGCATGCGCTTCTTCAACGTGTACGGCCCAGGAGAAAACGACAAGGGTGACTACGCCAGCATAATAACTATATTCAAGTCCTACAAAGATGCTGGCAAAAAGCTAGTAATATACGGAGACGGATCTCAATCCAGGGATTTTGTATATGTCAAAGACGTTGCAGAAATAGTGCTAAAACTCCTAAAAAAGGCCGAGAGTGGGGTGTATAACATAGGCACCGGGACGGCCACCTCCTATCTTAAAATTGCAGAACTAATAGACCCAGGCAACAAAGAGCACGTACCAAACCCTCTATCCAGCTACCAGCGCCTTACACGGGCAGACACAAGAAAGCTCAGGGAAGCCATAGGGGAATACAAATTCACAGAGTTGGAAAATCTACTGCCTGAATTATAG